A region from the Neurospora crassa OR74A linkage group V, whole genome shotgun sequence genome encodes:
- a CDS encoding MFS alpha-glucoside transporter: MASPDPRTTANPSSDDIVFSDSKGQHDVLHNSDEVRRTDTTDRIIQNAKTATDKEQKMTLLQGIKLYPKAIAWSMLISTCIVMEGYDVCLINNFYAFPQFARKYGEEIAPGHWEVPARWQAGLSNGANVGELIGLLINGYVSERFGYRYTVIGCLMLICAWTSLFFTAQNVQTLLAAEILCGIPWGVFQTLTITYASEVCPVAMRGYLTTYVNFCWGVGQEIAIGVIMSMLKRDDEWAYRIPYALQWMWPVPLALGIFFAPESPWWLVRKGRLDDAKKSLLRLTSVNRETDFNADETVAMMVHTTALEEKTTQGATFWDCFKGHDLRRTEIVCMVWAIQNLSGNSFSNYSTYFLKQAGLDDDDAYAFALGQYAINMAGVFGAWFLMSRGIGRRALYLYGLCGLFCMLFVLGFLGLVPEAHNREASIATGSIMLGWALVYQLTVGTVCYSLVSEISTRRLQIKTIALGRVLYIIVGIVTAVLTPYMLNPGAWDWSNFTGFFWAGICFLCIIYVYFRVPEPTGRTFAELDLLFSKGISARKFAETKVDVFADEAASLDSSVLQKYEKGLDMSQTDSKASGSGV, encoded by the exons ATGGCTTCACCCGACCCCCGGACCACAGCCAACCCGTCATCCGACGACATTGTATTTAGTGATTCGAAAGGCCAACACGATGTCCTCCATAACTCGGATGAGGTCCGACGCACCGACACTACGGACAGGATCATCCAAAATGCCAAAACAGCAACCGACAAGGAGCAAAAGATGACGCTGTTGCAGGGCATCAAGCTGTACCCAAAGGCGATTGCGTGGAGCATGCTCATCTCGACGTGCATCGTCATGGAGGGTTACGATGTCTGTCTGATTAACAATTTCT ACGCCTTCCCCCAGTTTGCTCGCAAGTACGGCGAGGAGATAGCGCCGGGCCACTGGGAGGTTCCTGCTCGCTGGCAGGCTGGTCTTAGTAAT GGCGCCAACGTGGGAGAGTTGATCGGCCTTCTCATCAATGGATATGTATCAGAACGTTTCGGTTATCGGTACACCGTTATCGGCTGCTTGATGCTCATTTGCGCGTGGACTTCCCTGTTCTTTACGGCGCAGAATGTCCAGACGTTGTTGGCTGCTGAGATTCTTTGCGGCATC CCATGGGGCGTCTTCCAAACTCTCACCATCACCTACGCCTCCGAAGTCTGCCCCGTCGCCATGCGCGGCTACCTTACCACCTACGTCAACTTCTGCTGGGGCGTGGGCCAGGAAATCGCCATCGGAGTCATCATGTCCATGCTCAAGCGCGACGACGAATGGGCCTACCGGATCCCCTACGCCCTGCAATGGATGTGGCCCGTACCTCTGGCCTTGGGAATCTTCTTCGCACCCGAATCGCCTTGGTGGCTCGTCCGCAAGGGTCGTCTGGATGACGCCAAGAAGTCTCTCCTCCGTCTGACCAGCGTGAACCGCGAAACCGATTTCAATGCGGACGAGACCGTCGCCATGATGGTTCACACCACCGCCCTGGAGGAGAAGACGACGCAGGGAGCGACCTTTTGGGATTGCTTCAAGGGCCATGATCTCAGGAGAACGGAGATTGTGTGCATGGTGTGGGCGATTCAGAATCTGAGTGGAAACTCGTTCTCGAATTACTCGACGTATTTCCTCAAGCAGGCCGGCctggacgatgatgacgccTATGCGTTTGCTCTCGGGCAGTACGCTATCAACATGGCGGGCGTGTTTGGCGCGTGGTTCTTGATGAGCCGCGGCATTGGACGGAGAGCTCTTTACCTGTATGGGTTGTGCGGTCTATTCTGCATGCTCTTTGTGCTGGGTTTCCTTGGTCTTGTTCCCGAAGCGCACAACAGGGAGGCTTCGATTGCGACTGGCAGTATCATGTTGGGCTGGGCTTTGGTGTACCAGTTGACAGTCGGAACGGTCTGCTACTCGCTTGTCAGTGAAATCTCGACGAGAAGACTGCAGATCAAGACCATTGCTCTTGGTCGTGTGCTTTA CATTATTGTCGGCATCGTCACTGCCGTCCTCACACCCTACATGCTCAACCCCGGCGCCTGGGACTGGTCCAACTTTACCGGTTTCTTCTGG GCCGGCATCTGCTTCCTCTGCATCATCTACGTCTACTTCCGCGTCCCCGAGCCCACCGGCCGCACCTTTGCCGAGCTCGACCTCCTCTTCTCAAAGGGCATCAGCGCGCGCAAGTTCGCTGAGACCAAGGTGGATGTATTCGCTGATGAGGCTGCGTCCCTCGATAGCTCGGTGTTGCAAAAGTACGAGAAGGGCTTGGATATGTCCCAAACTGACAGCAAGGCTAGTGGCAGTGGGGTATAA